In one Ornithinimicrobium pratense genomic region, the following are encoded:
- a CDS encoding acyl-CoA carboxylase subunit epsilon: MNDTSLPQEPDTVHTPVIRVVRGNPTPAQLAAITVALLAAGEAPEPAPPRRTLWTNRARYARPRPAVGPGGWRASALPR, from the coding sequence GTGAACGACACGTCCCTGCCCCAGGAGCCGGACACAGTTCACACCCCGGTGATCCGCGTCGTGCGTGGCAACCCCACCCCCGCCCAGCTCGCCGCCATCACGGTGGCGCTCTTGGCCGCCGGCGAGGCCCCCGAGCCCGCGCCGCCCCGGCGGACGCTGTGGACCAACCGCGCCCGCTACGCCCGGCCGCGGCCCGCGGTCGGCCCCGGCGGGTGGCGCGCCTCGGCGCTGCCCCGCTGA
- a CDS encoding GtrA family protein, whose translation MTSAHLRLLARLRAAWSTLVAEVAKFGTVGAVAFVVDVGLYNLLVFGMPTTGPGPLADAPLLAKAASTTVATVVAWSGNRWWTFRRRRRTAKTAEFALFVLFNAIGLGIALACLGFSRYVLGLDSQLADNVSGNGIGLALGTLFRFWTYKRFVFRGHLEAGRDGDGAGDTEGVITTGK comes from the coding sequence GTGACCTCTGCCCACCTGCGCCTGCTCGCCCGCCTGAGGGCCGCCTGGAGCACCCTGGTGGCCGAGGTCGCCAAGTTCGGCACGGTCGGGGCGGTGGCTTTCGTCGTCGACGTGGGGCTGTACAACCTGCTGGTCTTCGGCATGCCGACAACCGGGCCAGGGCCGCTGGCCGACGCACCACTGCTGGCCAAGGCGGCCTCGACCACGGTGGCCACGGTCGTCGCCTGGTCGGGCAACCGGTGGTGGACCTTCCGACGCCGGCGGCGCACCGCCAAGACGGCGGAGTTCGCGCTGTTCGTGCTCTTCAACGCCATCGGGCTGGGCATCGCGCTGGCCTGTCTTGGGTTCTCCCGCTACGTGCTGGGCCTCGACAGCCAGCTTGCTGACAACGTTTCCGGCAACGGCATCGGTCTGGCCCTGGGGACGCTGTTCCGGTTCTGGACCTACAAGCGGTTCGTGTTCCGCGGGCACCTGGAGGCGGGTCGGGACGGGGATGGGGCCGGGGACACTGAAGGGGTCATCACCACCGGCAAGTAG
- a CDS encoding response regulator transcription factor has protein sequence MTKVLLAEDDPTISEPLERALRREGYEVTVAADGRAALSEASGEGAYDLLVLDLGLPLLDGVEVCRTLRERGSTLPVLMLTARTEEVDTVVGLDAGADDYVTKPFRLGELLARVRALLRRGPGAPPEHIGAALRMDIGARRVFLHDREVRLTTKEFELLRVLMREEGRVVSREVLMREVWDTWFGSTKTLDMHVSVLRRKIGDHAQHPRHIVTVRGVGFRFQNDPDEPA, from the coding sequence GTGACCAAGGTCCTGCTGGCCGAGGACGACCCCACGATCTCGGAGCCGCTGGAGCGCGCCCTGCGCCGCGAGGGGTATGAGGTGACCGTCGCCGCCGACGGACGCGCCGCGCTGAGCGAGGCCTCCGGGGAGGGTGCCTACGACCTGCTCGTGCTCGACCTGGGGCTGCCCCTGCTCGACGGTGTCGAGGTGTGCCGGACCCTGCGCGAGCGGGGCAGCACGCTGCCGGTCCTCATGCTCACCGCGCGCACCGAGGAGGTGGACACGGTCGTCGGCCTGGACGCCGGCGCCGACGACTACGTCACCAAGCCGTTCCGCCTGGGCGAGCTGCTGGCCCGCGTGCGGGCCCTGCTGCGGCGGGGCCCGGGGGCGCCGCCGGAGCACATCGGGGCCGCGCTGCGGATGGACATCGGTGCCCGTCGGGTCTTCCTGCACGACCGCGAGGTGCGGTTGACGACCAAGGAGTTCGAGCTGCTCCGCGTGCTGATGCGCGAGGAGGGGCGGGTGGTCTCCCGCGAGGTGCTGATGCGCGAGGTGTGGGACACCTGGTTCGGCTCGACCAAGACGCTCGACATGCACGTCTCGGTGCTGCGCCGCAAGATCGGCGACCACGCCCAGCACCCGCGCCACATCGTCACCGTGCGCGGGGTGGGTTTCCGCTTCCAGAACGACCCCGACGAGCCGGCCTGA
- a CDS encoding sensor histidine kinase, with translation MRTILREHTVRVTLTVGGVVAGAGTVVVWALREVQVARMEAGATEAMPLWVALPIFLLVCGGALAVATSMVRPIADRTSERIAAPLRLLAHRTDEMASGGFALDPKARPGRFVEPEPLKSGIPEVDAVAREIDRHHSIFAKALVFERSFAADASHQLRTPLAALLLRLEEIAQCDDPAAREEAEIAIRQVERLTGVVDELLRRTRPGHASGGALSAVDMVLSSLTQEWTPAFEEVRREISLTCERGIIVEASSSAISQILNTLVENALIHGAGRVRVHVGRSGPSAVFTVADQGPGVPRELARVIFDRGLTSGEGTGLGLSVARATAEAVGGRLELTTVRPPVFTCYLPLAMTR, from the coding sequence GTGCGCACGATCCTGCGCGAACACACGGTGCGGGTGACCCTGACGGTCGGCGGGGTCGTCGCGGGGGCAGGCACGGTCGTGGTGTGGGCGCTGCGCGAGGTGCAGGTCGCCCGGATGGAGGCCGGAGCGACCGAGGCGATGCCGTTGTGGGTGGCGCTGCCGATCTTCCTGCTGGTCTGCGGCGGCGCGCTCGCGGTGGCCACCTCGATGGTCCGTCCGATCGCCGACCGCACCTCGGAGCGGATCGCGGCGCCGCTGCGGCTGCTCGCACACCGCACCGACGAGATGGCCTCCGGCGGCTTTGCCCTGGACCCCAAGGCCCGTCCGGGGCGGTTCGTGGAGCCCGAGCCGTTGAAGTCCGGCATCCCCGAGGTGGACGCGGTCGCCCGGGAGATCGACCGGCACCACTCGATCTTCGCCAAGGCCCTCGTTTTCGAGCGGTCCTTCGCCGCCGACGCCTCCCACCAGCTGCGCACACCGCTGGCCGCGCTCCTGCTGCGGCTGGAGGAGATTGCCCAGTGCGACGACCCGGCCGCCCGGGAGGAGGCCGAGATCGCCATCCGGCAGGTGGAGCGGCTGACGGGGGTGGTCGACGAGCTGCTGCGCCGCACCCGTCCGGGGCACGCCAGCGGGGGGGCGCTGAGCGCGGTCGACATGGTCCTGTCCAGCCTGACCCAGGAGTGGACGCCCGCCTTCGAGGAGGTCCGACGAGAGATCTCGCTGACCTGCGAGCGGGGGATCATCGTTGAGGCCAGCTCCTCGGCGATCAGCCAGATCCTTAACACCCTGGTGGAGAACGCCCTGATTCACGGCGCCGGCCGGGTGCGCGTCCACGTGGGCCGGTCAGGGCCGTCTGCGGTGTTCACCGTGGCCGACCAGGGCCCGGGGGTGCCGCGGGAGCTGGCCCGGGTGATCTTCGACCGGGGTCTCACCTCGGGCGAGGGGACCGGCCTGGGCCTGTCGGTCGCGCGCGCCACCGCGGAGGCTGTCGGCGGTCGGCTGGAGCTGACCACGGTCCGCCCGCCGGTCTTCACCTGCTACCTGCCGCTGGCGATGACTCGCTGA
- a CDS encoding Maf family protein gives MLPLVLASASPARLTTLRSAGVEPEVLVSGVDEDAVLAFHQQRYGPLDPTDVALTLARAKCEDVVTRHDPAALVLGCDSVLELDGQVYGKPGTSQVAIERWQVMRGRSGILHTGHWLVDNRDEEDGGSSATFGACSSTVVHFADLSDAEIAAYVATGEPMQVAGAFTVDGLGGPYVTGIEGDHHGVVGLSLPLLRELLGQLAIDWHDLRD, from the coding sequence ATGCTCCCTCTGGTTCTCGCCTCCGCCTCCCCTGCCCGCCTGACCACCCTGCGCAGCGCCGGTGTCGAGCCGGAGGTGCTGGTCTCAGGCGTGGACGAAGACGCCGTCCTCGCCTTCCACCAGCAGCGGTACGGCCCGCTGGACCCGACCGACGTGGCCCTCACCCTGGCCCGGGCCAAGTGCGAGGACGTGGTCACGCGGCACGACCCCGCGGCGTTGGTCCTGGGCTGCGACTCCGTGCTGGAGCTGGACGGGCAGGTGTACGGCAAACCCGGGACCTCGCAGGTGGCGATCGAGCGGTGGCAGGTGATGCGTGGCCGCTCGGGGATACTGCACACCGGGCACTGGCTGGTCGACAACCGCGACGAGGAGGACGGGGGCAGCAGCGCGACGTTCGGGGCCTGCTCCAGCACGGTGGTGCACTTCGCCGACCTCTCCGACGCCGAGATCGCGGCCTATGTCGCGACCGGTGAGCCGATGCAGGTGGCGGGTGCGTTCACCGTCGACGGGCTGGGCGGGCCCTACGTCACCGGCATCGAGGGCGACCACCACGGTGTGGTCGGGCTGAGCCTGCCCCTGCTGCGCGAGCTGCTTGGGCAGTTAGCCATCGACTGGCACGACCTGCGCGACTGA
- a CDS encoding 5-(carboxyamino)imidazole ribonucleotide synthase: protein MPGPSTASARPTPVRADGGFPVVGIIGGGQLARMCQPPAVALSLTLSVLAESPTASAALVVPHSPVGEHTDLAAVREFARHCDVVTFDHEHVPADVLAALEADGIPLHPSPAALVHAQDKLAMRRRLTELGLPCPRWAQARTAQEVEEFAAQVGWPIVVKAPRGGYDGKGVQVCRSLAEVEPWLSGVGEAGLVDGLLLEEAVDFTRELAVMVARSPSGQAAAWPVAQTVQTDGVCTEVLVPAPDLDEDLAVAAVEGALRIAGELGVTGVMAMELFEVAGPSGAGTADGSAGSAYLVNELAMRPHNSGHWTIDGSVTSQFEQHLRAVLDLPLGDPSTRAPWTVMGNVLGGEHPDLYPTYRHLMARDPGLKIHLYGKGVRPGRKLGHVTVFGGDGSAGSLAELRERARHAADYLQGVIDE, encoded by the coding sequence ATCCCCGGGCCGAGCACCGCGTCCGCCAGGCCCACCCCGGTCCGGGCCGACGGCGGCTTCCCGGTCGTCGGCATCATCGGCGGGGGCCAGCTGGCGCGCATGTGCCAGCCACCGGCCGTCGCCCTGTCGCTCACTCTGTCCGTGCTGGCCGAGTCACCGACCGCCAGCGCCGCGCTGGTGGTGCCGCACAGCCCCGTCGGGGAGCACACCGACCTGGCGGCGGTGCGGGAGTTCGCCCGCCACTGCGACGTCGTCACCTTCGACCACGAGCACGTCCCCGCCGACGTCCTGGCCGCGCTGGAGGCGGACGGCATACCCCTGCACCCCTCGCCGGCCGCCCTCGTCCATGCCCAGGACAAGCTGGCGATGCGCCGCCGACTGACCGAGCTCGGGCTGCCGTGCCCCCGCTGGGCGCAGGCCCGGACCGCGCAGGAGGTGGAGGAGTTCGCCGCGCAGGTGGGCTGGCCGATCGTGGTCAAGGCGCCCCGTGGCGGGTACGACGGCAAGGGAGTGCAGGTATGCCGCAGCCTGGCCGAGGTGGAGCCGTGGCTGTCCGGCGTGGGGGAGGCGGGCCTCGTCGACGGCCTGCTGCTGGAGGAGGCCGTCGACTTCACCCGCGAGCTGGCGGTCATGGTCGCCCGCAGCCCGTCGGGGCAGGCGGCCGCCTGGCCGGTGGCGCAGACCGTGCAGACCGACGGGGTCTGCACCGAGGTGTTGGTGCCCGCGCCCGACCTGGACGAGGACCTCGCCGTCGCAGCCGTCGAGGGAGCGCTGCGGATCGCGGGGGAGCTCGGGGTGACCGGGGTGATGGCGATGGAGCTGTTCGAGGTGGCCGGACCCAGCGGCGCCGGGACGGCGGACGGGTCCGCAGGCAGCGCATACCTCGTCAACGAGCTGGCCATGCGCCCGCACAACAGCGGTCACTGGACCATCGACGGATCGGTGACCAGCCAGTTCGAGCAGCACCTGCGCGCAGTGCTCGACCTGCCGCTGGGCGACCCCTCGACCCGGGCCCCGTGGACGGTGATGGGCAACGTCCTGGGCGGGGAGCACCCCGACCTGTACCCGACCTACCGGCACCTGATGGCCCGGGACCCCGGGCTGAAGATCCACCTCTACGGCAAGGGCGTGCGCCCCGGTCGCAAGCTGGGCCACGTCACCGTCTTCGGCGGCGACGGGAGCGCGGGGTCGCTCGCCGAGCTGCGCGAACGGGCCCGGCACGCCGCCGACTACCTGCAAGGAGTCATCGATGAGTGA
- a CDS encoding NAD(P)/FAD-dependent oxidoreductase, producing MAGDVRKVAVVGAGMVGLSTAWFLREQGVEVTVLDRSGVGAGASWGNAGWLTPAIATPLPEPAVLRYGVRAVISANSPVYVPPTLDPNLARFVAGFMRHSTNGRWRTAMQALLPVNAQSLDAFDHLGAHGVSAEVFEADPFIAAYERAGDVQVLLEEFEQIERAGGRVEHELVGGAEARRREPALSETVQAAIIIHGQRYLRPVEYVESLAEAVRAQGTEILSDAQVVGIDDLGRAGVQVRTSGPGSGSYDAVVVATGAWLGDLVRPYGVRHVVQAGRGYSFSVETERLPRGPMYFPAVRVALTPLSDRLRVAGMMEFRKADAALDPRRIRAIVEAARPLLKGADLDRRQDEWVGSRPVTADGLPLIGRTESERVFVAGGHGMWGITLGPVTGRLLAEQITTGRVPAELTPFDPLRRLQWAPSRLRAARRRTGSAAL from the coding sequence GTGGCTGGAGACGTGCGCAAGGTCGCCGTGGTGGGTGCGGGAATGGTCGGACTGTCGACCGCTTGGTTCTTGCGTGAGCAGGGTGTGGAGGTCACGGTCCTGGACCGCTCGGGCGTCGGCGCCGGAGCCTCCTGGGGCAACGCCGGGTGGCTGACGCCTGCGATCGCCACGCCGCTGCCCGAGCCGGCTGTGCTGCGCTACGGCGTGCGTGCGGTCATCTCGGCCAACTCCCCGGTGTACGTCCCGCCCACCCTGGACCCGAACCTGGCCCGGTTCGTCGCCGGCTTCATGCGCCATAGCACGAACGGGCGCTGGAGGACGGCGATGCAAGCCCTGCTGCCCGTCAATGCCCAGTCCCTGGACGCCTTTGACCATCTCGGGGCGCACGGCGTCAGCGCCGAGGTCTTCGAGGCCGACCCGTTCATCGCTGCCTACGAGCGTGCCGGTGACGTCCAGGTGCTGCTGGAGGAGTTCGAGCAGATCGAGCGCGCGGGCGGGAGGGTCGAGCACGAGCTCGTCGGCGGCGCCGAGGCGCGACGTCGGGAGCCGGCTCTCTCCGAGACGGTCCAGGCCGCGATCATCATCCACGGCCAGCGCTACCTGCGCCCGGTGGAGTATGTCGAGTCTCTCGCCGAGGCGGTGCGCGCGCAGGGGACAGAGATTCTCTCCGACGCGCAGGTCGTGGGCATCGACGACCTCGGCCGCGCAGGCGTGCAGGTGCGCACCAGCGGGCCCGGCTCGGGCAGCTACGACGCCGTCGTCGTGGCGACGGGCGCCTGGCTGGGTGACCTGGTCCGCCCTTACGGCGTCCGGCACGTCGTTCAGGCTGGGCGGGGGTACTCCTTCAGCGTCGAGACCGAGCGCCTGCCGCGGGGGCCGATGTACTTCCCGGCCGTCCGGGTGGCCCTCACACCACTCAGCGACCGGCTTCGCGTCGCCGGCATGATGGAGTTCCGCAAGGCCGACGCCGCACTGGACCCCCGCCGGATCCGCGCCATCGTCGAGGCCGCCAGGCCGCTGCTCAAGGGCGCCGACCTGGACCGTCGGCAGGACGAGTGGGTTGGGTCCCGCCCGGTCACCGCCGACGGCCTGCCCCTGATCGGGCGTACCGAGTCCGAGCGGGTCTTCGTCGCCGGTGGCCACGGCATGTGGGGCATCACGCTCGGCCCCGTCACGGGCCGCCTGCTGGCCGAGCAGATCACGACCGGGCGGGTGCCTGCCGAGCTGACCCCTTTCGACCCGCTGCGCCGCCTGCAGTGGGCCCCGTCCCGGCTGCGTGCCGCGCGGCGCCGGACGGGCTCGGCCGCGCTCTGA
- a CDS encoding enoyl-CoA hydratase-related protein, whose translation MDAPSMLHLTRHGEGGHVVELTLDRPEAMNAISTAFAEEITAATARLAADDVVRAVVVTSAHERAFCVGADLKERNGFTDAQMMEHRLITRRAYRGVLDLPVPALSAVEGYALGGGMEIALSCDLIVAGEGATLALPEVGVGVVPGGGGTQLLTRRVGWSRTASVIFTARRMTAAQAHELGAVDELVAPGTARQRALEVAAQIAANSPVAVRNAKQAMRLGMGTDLAAGLEIEDGAWRATAFSGDRREGVAAFAEKRTPKWPGR comes from the coding sequence ATGGACGCACCGAGCATGCTGCACCTGACCCGACACGGTGAGGGTGGCCATGTGGTCGAGCTGACCCTGGACCGCCCCGAGGCGATGAACGCCATCTCCACGGCCTTCGCCGAGGAGATCACCGCCGCCACGGCCCGGCTGGCCGCGGACGACGTCGTGCGGGCGGTGGTGGTGACCAGCGCGCACGAGCGGGCCTTCTGCGTCGGTGCCGACCTCAAAGAGCGCAACGGCTTCACCGACGCCCAGATGATGGAGCACCGGCTCATCACCCGGCGGGCCTACCGCGGGGTGCTCGACCTTCCGGTGCCGGCGCTGTCGGCGGTGGAGGGTTACGCCCTCGGTGGCGGCATGGAGATCGCGCTGTCCTGCGACCTGATCGTGGCGGGGGAGGGGGCGACGCTCGCGCTCCCCGAGGTCGGCGTGGGGGTCGTCCCCGGCGGGGGTGGCACCCAGTTGCTGACCCGCCGGGTCGGCTGGTCCCGGACCGCCTCGGTGATCTTTACCGCCCGCCGGATGACCGCGGCGCAGGCACATGAGCTGGGGGCCGTCGACGAGCTGGTGGCCCCGGGGACGGCGCGTCAGCGGGCCCTGGAGGTCGCCGCCCAGATCGCGGCCAACAGCCCGGTCGCCGTCCGCAACGCCAAGCAGGCGATGCGCCTGGGCATGGGCACCGACCTGGCCGCGGGCTTGGAGATCGAGGACGGGGCCTGGCGGGCCACGGCCTTCAGCGGCGACCGGCGCGAGGGCGTGGCCGCCTTCGCCGAGAAGCGGACTCCGAAGTGGCCGGGCCGATGA
- a CDS encoding biotin--[acetyl-CoA-carboxylase] ligase encodes MSTSKRAPAPSWAWEPPETHPTIGSTNIEALRDPRPGRVVVADHQSAGQGRRGRSWSSPPGTGMAISAVVPPLPAAVMGWVPLVAGLAVRSALRASRWRVDATLKWPNDVLVQDGTRPGKLAGILAQVADGGAVVVGTGLNVDHDADQLPVPGATSWRLCRGGAPLPDGAREAFLQDYLRHLAELHDELAAGRPEGVREAYRQACGTLRRPVVVHGAKGVATTGTALDVAADGALVLQGPGGRSEHHAGDVEHLRPGPHPG; translated from the coding sequence ATGAGCACGTCGAAGCGGGCGCCCGCGCCCTCGTGGGCCTGGGAGCCGCCCGAGACCCACCCGACGATCGGGTCGACCAACATCGAGGCGCTGCGGGACCCCCGCCCCGGCCGCGTGGTGGTGGCCGACCACCAGTCGGCGGGCCAGGGACGCCGTGGGCGCAGCTGGTCCTCGCCCCCTGGGACGGGTATGGCGATCTCTGCCGTCGTCCCCCCGCTGCCCGCCGCGGTGATGGGCTGGGTGCCCCTGGTCGCGGGCCTGGCAGTCCGATCCGCACTGCGCGCCAGTCGCTGGCGCGTGGACGCGACGCTGAAGTGGCCCAACGACGTGCTCGTCCAGGACGGCACCCGGCCCGGGAAGCTCGCCGGGATCCTGGCCCAGGTCGCCGACGGAGGGGCCGTCGTGGTCGGCACTGGGCTCAACGTCGACCACGACGCCGACCAGCTACCCGTCCCGGGGGCCACCTCCTGGCGCCTGTGCCGGGGCGGCGCCCCGCTGCCGGACGGCGCGCGTGAGGCTTTCCTGCAGGACTACCTGCGCCACCTCGCCGAGCTGCACGACGAGCTCGCGGCGGGCCGACCCGAGGGCGTGCGCGAGGCCTACCGGCAGGCGTGCGGCACGCTGCGCCGGCCCGTGGTGGTGCACGGCGCCAAGGGCGTGGCGACGACGGGCACGGCGCTCGACGTGGCCGCCGACGGAGCCCTGGTGCTGCAGGGCCCGGGCGGGCGGTCCGAGCACCACGCGGGGGACGTGGAGCACCTGCGCCCGGGGCCGCACCCCGGCTGA
- a CDS encoding MOSC domain-containing protein has product MTGRIRSTNLAHPKPDPGTPRTTGIDKRPVPAVELFTPGPRYGDGPGVAGDLIGDAQHHGGAQKAVYAFSREELDWWEAELGRGLSDGMFGENLTTEGLDLEALLVNQRLRVGEEVMLEVSIPRTPCATFQRHLGERAWVRRFTERGRCGAYLRVVVPGQVRPGDPIEVLEPPQHDIDMSTAFASAMGDDEAGRRVLAAQCLPPMYHERLVHRFAPAR; this is encoded by the coding sequence ATGACCGGACGGATCCGCTCGACGAACCTGGCCCACCCCAAGCCCGACCCCGGCACGCCGCGCACGACCGGCATCGACAAGCGCCCCGTGCCGGCGGTCGAGCTGTTCACCCCCGGCCCGAGGTATGGCGACGGGCCGGGCGTCGCGGGTGACCTCATCGGCGACGCCCAGCACCACGGCGGCGCGCAGAAGGCGGTCTACGCCTTCAGCCGGGAGGAGCTGGACTGGTGGGAGGCTGAGCTCGGGCGTGGGCTCTCGGACGGCATGTTCGGGGAGAACCTCACCACGGAAGGGCTGGACCTGGAGGCGCTGCTCGTCAACCAGCGACTGCGGGTGGGCGAGGAGGTCATGCTGGAGGTGTCGATCCCGCGCACCCCCTGTGCCACCTTCCAGCGGCACCTGGGGGAGCGGGCGTGGGTGCGCCGCTTCACCGAGCGCGGCCGGTGCGGCGCCTACCTGCGCGTGGTGGTGCCGGGGCAGGTCCGGCCCGGCGACCCGATCGAGGTGCTGGAGCCGCCGCAGCACGACATCGACATGAGCACGGCCTTCGCCTCGGCGATGGGGGACGACGAGGCCGGGCGCAGGGTCCTGGCGGCGCAGTGCCTGCCCCCGATGTACCACGAGCGGCTGGTGCATCGGTTCGCCCCCGCCCGCTGA
- a CDS encoding acyl-CoA carboxylase subunit beta: MTDTVNADSQGEQSSGEGPDLRTTAGRLQDYRARVEAAVHAGSASAVEKQHAKGKKTARERIEDLLDEGSFTELDALARHRSTAFGQEQKRPYGDGVITGYGTVDGRPVCVFAQDFTVFGGSLGEVFGEKIVKVMDLAMKIGCPVVGINDSGGARIQEGVVALGLYAEIFKRNVHASGVIPQISLVMGPAAGGAVYSPAITDFVVMVDQTSHMFITGPDVIKTVTGEDVTFEDLGGARTHNTVSGVAHYMGADEDDAIDYVKELLSYLPQNNLEDPPAYDTDIDEEVGPQDEALNTLIPDSPNVPYDIRTAIEAVLDDGEFLEVQPLFAPNIAIGFGRVEGRSVGVVANQPLQLAGTLDIDASEKAARFVRTCDAFNIPILTFVDVPGFLPGTDQEFGGIIRRGAKLLYAYAEATVPLITVITRKAYGGAYDVMGSKHLGADINLAWPTAQIAVMGAQGAVNILYRKQLQAAAQDGGSEALEAERARRIREYEDTLANPYVAAERGYIDAVIEPCATRVEVARALRHLRSKRTTRAPRKHGNIPL; the protein is encoded by the coding sequence ATGACCGACACCGTCAACGCGGACTCGCAGGGCGAGCAGAGCTCTGGGGAGGGCCCCGACCTGCGCACCACGGCAGGGCGTCTGCAGGACTATCGCGCTCGGGTGGAGGCGGCCGTGCACGCCGGCTCGGCCAGTGCGGTGGAGAAGCAGCACGCCAAGGGCAAGAAGACGGCCCGGGAACGGATCGAGGACCTGCTCGACGAGGGCAGCTTCACCGAGCTGGACGCCCTGGCGCGGCACCGCTCCACCGCTTTTGGGCAGGAGCAGAAGCGGCCCTACGGCGACGGGGTCATCACCGGCTACGGCACCGTGGACGGGCGCCCGGTCTGCGTCTTCGCCCAGGACTTCACCGTCTTCGGCGGCTCCCTGGGCGAGGTCTTCGGGGAGAAGATCGTCAAGGTCATGGACCTGGCGATGAAGATCGGCTGCCCGGTTGTGGGCATCAACGACTCCGGCGGCGCCCGGATCCAGGAGGGCGTGGTCGCTCTGGGTCTGTACGCCGAGATCTTCAAGCGCAACGTCCACGCCTCCGGCGTCATCCCCCAGATCTCCCTGGTCATGGGCCCGGCCGCCGGCGGCGCGGTCTACTCCCCGGCGATCACCGACTTCGTCGTCATGGTCGACCAGACCTCCCACATGTTCATCACCGGCCCCGACGTGATCAAGACCGTCACCGGCGAGGACGTCACCTTCGAGGACCTGGGCGGGGCCCGCACCCACAACACCGTCAGCGGTGTGGCGCACTACATGGGCGCCGACGAGGACGACGCGATCGACTACGTCAAGGAGCTGCTGAGCTACCTGCCGCAGAACAACCTGGAGGACCCCCCGGCCTACGACACCGACATCGACGAGGAGGTCGGGCCCCAGGACGAGGCGCTGAACACCCTTATCCCCGACTCCCCCAACGTCCCCTATGACATCCGCACCGCCATCGAGGCCGTGCTCGATGACGGGGAGTTCCTGGAGGTCCAGCCCCTGTTCGCGCCCAACATCGCCATCGGTTTCGGCCGCGTCGAGGGCCGCTCGGTCGGGGTCGTGGCCAACCAACCGCTGCAGCTGGCCGGCACCCTGGACATCGACGCCTCGGAGAAGGCCGCCCGCTTCGTGCGCACCTGCGACGCCTTCAACATCCCCATCCTGACCTTCGTCGACGTCCCAGGCTTCCTGCCCGGCACCGACCAGGAGTTCGGCGGCATCATCCGCCGCGGCGCCAAGCTGCTCTACGCCTACGCCGAAGCCACCGTGCCCCTGATCACCGTCATCACCCGCAAGGCCTACGGCGGCGCCTACGACGTCATGGGCTCCAAGCACCTGGGCGCCGACATCAACCTTGCCTGGCCCACCGCCCAGATCGCGGTCATGGGCGCCCAGGGCGCGGTCAACATCCTCTACCGCAAGCAGCTGCAGGCCGCCGCCCAGGACGGTGGCTCCGAGGCCCTGGAAGCCGAACGCGCCCGTCGCATCCGCGAGTACGAGGACACCCTGGCCAACCCCTACGTCGCCGCCGAGCGCGGTTACATCGACGCCGTCATCGAGCCCTGCGCCACCCGCGTCGAGGTCGCCCGCGCCCTGCGCCACCTTCGCTCCAAGCGCACCACCCGCGCCCCCCGCAAGCACGGAAACATCCCCCTGTGA
- the purE gene encoding 5-(carboxyamino)imidazole ribonucleotide mutase → MSEPAAASTAPLVGLVMGSDSDWPVMEAAAEVLEQFDVPYEADVVSAHRMPTEMVAYGQQAADRGLRVIIAGAGGAAHLPGMLASVTVLPVIGVPVPLKHLDGMDSLLSIVQMPAGIPVATVSVAGARNAGLLAVRMLAAGKGDQAAAWRNQLARFADDLRDQAHAKGERLRQRRG, encoded by the coding sequence ATGAGTGAGCCCGCCGCGGCGAGCACCGCGCCCCTGGTCGGCCTGGTGATGGGCAGCGACAGCGACTGGCCGGTGATGGAGGCCGCGGCCGAGGTGCTGGAGCAGTTCGACGTCCCCTACGAGGCGGACGTCGTCTCCGCCCACCGGATGCCGACCGAGATGGTCGCCTACGGGCAGCAGGCGGCCGACAGGGGGCTGCGGGTGATCATCGCCGGCGCCGGCGGTGCGGCCCACCTGCCCGGGATGCTCGCCTCGGTCACCGTGCTGCCAGTGATCGGCGTGCCGGTGCCGCTGAAGCACCTGGACGGCATGGACAGCCTGCTGTCGATCGTGCAGATGCCGGCCGGGATCCCGGTCGCGACCGTCTCGGTGGCCGGGGCCCGCAACGCCGGCCTGCTGGCCGTGCGCATGCTGGCCGCGGGCAAGGGCGATCAGGCCGCAGCGTGGCGCAATCAGCTGGCCCGGTTCGCCGACGACCTGCGTGACCAGGCCCATGCCAAGGGCGAGCGGCTGCGTCAGCGGCGCGGCTGA